The window TCATTGAAGACGCAGCAGAATCGCTCGGATCTATGTATAAAGGAAGAGCAAGCGGGTCATTCGGCAAATATGGCGTATATTCATTCAATGGGAATAAGATTATATCCACTTCTGGCGGAGGAATGCTGGTTTCCGATGATGTAGAGGGATTAAAGCAAGCTCGTTTCTTAGCTACACAAGCACGGGATCAAGCCATCCATTATCAACATAGTCAATTGGGATTCAATTATCGAATGAGCAATGTGTTAGCTGGAATAGGCAGAGCGCAGCTTGAGGTTTTGGAAGAGCGAGTTAATGCCAGAAGAGCGGTCTTTAACCGTTATGATGAAGCCTTATCCCATTTGCCAGGCATTGAATTCATGCCGGAACTAGCAAACACGCGCTCGAATCGGTGGCTCACCGTATTAACGCTAGAGGAGAAAGAAGCTGGGGTAACCGCTCATGAAGTGTTAGAAGCATTGACAGAATTAAACATCGAAGCCCGTCCAGTCTGGAAACCGCTGCATCTGCAGCCGCTTTTTGAAGGAGCTCGGTACTATCCACATAGCGATAACGAGAATGTATCAGAACGATTGTTTCAAACAGGAATTTGCTTACCGTCGGGGTCACAATTACAGGAAGATGAACAACAGAGGGTGATCACTTGTATCAAGAAAACTGTTATGCAAACTATGCCATTCAAGGTCATTATTTAATAATAGGAGGAACTAATCATGTGTGGAATTGTCGGTTATATCGGAAATCAGGAGGCGAAGGACATCCTGGTCAAAGGATTAGAAAAACTAGAATACAGAGGGTATGATTCTTCCGGAATAGCCTTATTAAATGACAGAGGCGTACATGTTTATAAAGAGCAGGGCCGGATTGCAGAACTTCGACAAGTCATTGATCACGAGGAAAAGGCGAAGATTGGAATTGGTCATACCAGATGGGCAACACATGGCAAGCCTAGTCGCAGAAATGCTCATCCTCATCAAAGTAACAATGGCCGATTCACGGTTGTACATAACGGAGTAATAGAGAACTTCGAAGAATTGAAGCATCAATATTTGCTTGATGTGCCCTTCGCCAGCGACACGGACACGGAAGTCATCGTACAGATGATGGAGAAGTTAGTGGAGAGTGGGCTGCAGGTGGAGGAAGCTTTTCGACAACTGCTGATGAAGATCAAAGGTTCTTATGCTGTAGCGTTATTAGATAATCAGGACCAGGAAACGATTTATGTTGGCAAAAATAAGAGTCCCTTACTGATCGGGCTCGGACAAGATTTTCATGTGATCGCAAGTGATGCTATGGCGATGCTGCAGCTTACGAGCCAGTTCGTTGAACTGATGGATGAGGAGATGGTCATACTTCGCCAAGAGAGCAAAACCATTAAAAACTTGAGCGGAGACCTCATTCAGCGGCGGCCATTTCAAGTTAAGCTGGACGCCAGCGATATAGAGAAGGGACCCTACCCGCATTATATGTTGAAAGAAATTGATGAGCAGCCCTTTGTCATCCGCAAAGTCATTTCTAAGTATCAAGACAGCAATGGGAATTTGATGATAGACGATAACATTCGTGAGAGCATGAAGCAAGCAGATCGCATCTACATCATTGCATGCGGTACAAGTTATCACGCCGGATTAGTCGGAAAGCATTTGCTTGAAAAGATTGCGGACATCCCGGTTGAAACACATATCGCAAGTGAATTTTTGTATAACAGACCCATTCTGTCCCGTAACCCCTTATTTATATGTATTTCTCAAAGTGGGGAGACAGCAGATAGCAGGGGGGTATTGGTAGCCGTCAAACAAATGGGCTATTCAGCATTGACAATTACCAACGTTCCAGGTTCAACCTTATCCCGTGAATCGGACTATACCTTATACACGCATGCCGGACCAGAAATTGCTGTAGCATCAACGAAAGCCTATACGGCACAAATTGCGGTGTTAGCGATACTTGCGTTCGATAGTGCAAGAAATAAGGGCAAATTAGGCGATGTGAATCCTATTCATGAATTAAGTATAGCGGCCAATGCGATGGAAATTATGATTAACAAAAAAGAAATGATGGAAGAAATGGTGTGGAAGTATTTAAATGCTTCACGTAATTGCTTCTTTATTGGTCGTGGTGTGGACTATTACGCATGTTTGGAAGGCGCATTAAAGCTTAAGGAGATTTCTTATATTCAAGCGGAAGGATTCGCTGGCGGGGAATTAAAGCATGGAACGATTGCATTAATTGAGGAAGGAACGCCTGTTATCGCGCTTCTCACACAACCTCATATTAGAGCGAATATTCGAAGCAATGTGCAAGAGGTTATGGCACGTGGCGCTAATGTGTGTATGATTAGCATTGAAGGGATAGAGGAGAAGAACGATCAAATCGTTTTGCCTGCGGTTCATGAGTTTCTTACTCCGCTTGTTTCCGTCATTCCGTTACAATTAATAGCGTATTATGCAGCTCTATATCGAGGTTGCGATGTAGACAAACCAAGAAATCTAGCCAAAAGTGTCACTGTGGAGTGATGATAACGATGATCGGTCAAAACATATCAAGTATCCGGAAACAAAGGGGGTATACGTTGTCCGAGCTGTCAGAGCGGACCGGTATTTCCAAGTCCTATTTAAGTAACATAGAACGAAATCTCAAACAGAACCCTTCGATTCATGTCATGGAAAAAATTGCTTTGGTTCTTAAAGTAGACTTGAAAATGCTGTTAAAAATTGCTGCTGATGTGGAAACAAGCCAACAGCTTGATCAGGAGTGGATGGATTTTATTAATGATTTGAAGCAGTCCGGCATAGATAAGGAACGTATTCATGAATTTAAAATTTTGATTGAGTTTATGAAGTGGAACAATGATAAAATTAAGTAGAATGAAGCAGTTGTTATGGTTGATCGTAT is drawn from Paenibacillus sp. V4I7 and contains these coding sequences:
- the glmS gene encoding glutamine--fructose-6-phosphate transaminase (isomerizing), whose product is MCGIVGYIGNQEAKDILVKGLEKLEYRGYDSSGIALLNDRGVHVYKEQGRIAELRQVIDHEEKAKIGIGHTRWATHGKPSRRNAHPHQSNNGRFTVVHNGVIENFEELKHQYLLDVPFASDTDTEVIVQMMEKLVESGLQVEEAFRQLLMKIKGSYAVALLDNQDQETIYVGKNKSPLLIGLGQDFHVIASDAMAMLQLTSQFVELMDEEMVILRQESKTIKNLSGDLIQRRPFQVKLDASDIEKGPYPHYMLKEIDEQPFVIRKVISKYQDSNGNLMIDDNIRESMKQADRIYIIACGTSYHAGLVGKHLLEKIADIPVETHIASEFLYNRPILSRNPLFICISQSGETADSRGVLVAVKQMGYSALTITNVPGSTLSRESDYTLYTHAGPEIAVASTKAYTAQIAVLAILAFDSARNKGKLGDVNPIHELSIAANAMEIMINKKEMMEEMVWKYLNASRNCFFIGRGVDYYACLEGALKLKEISYIQAEGFAGGELKHGTIALIEEGTPVIALLTQPHIRANIRSNVQEVMARGANVCMISIEGIEEKNDQIVLPAVHEFLTPLVSVIPLQLIAYYAALYRGCDVDKPRNLAKSVTVE
- a CDS encoding helix-turn-helix domain-containing protein, whose product is MIGQNISSIRKQRGYTLSELSERTGISKSYLSNIERNLKQNPSIHVMEKIALVLKVDLKMLLKIAADVETSQQLDQEWMDFINDLKQSGIDKERIHEFKILIEFMKWNNDKIK
- a CDS encoding DegT/DnrJ/EryC1/StrS aminotransferase family protein, whose protein sequence is MTTLNNRIYLSPPHMSGNEMSYIQDAFATNWIAPLGPHVDAFEKELASHVGANAATAVSSGTAAIHLALRLIGVNEGDSVFCSSLTFVASANPIIYCGARPVFIDSEPETWNMSPGALKAALQDAALEGKLPKAVIVVNLYGQSAKMDEIMSLCESYDVPVIEDAAESLGSMYKGRASGSFGKYGVYSFNGNKIISTSGGGMLVSDDVEGLKQARFLATQARDQAIHYQHSQLGFNYRMSNVLAGIGRAQLEVLEERVNARRAVFNRYDEALSHLPGIEFMPELANTRSNRWLTVLTLEEKEAGVTAHEVLEALTELNIEARPVWKPLHLQPLFEGARYYPHSDNENVSERLFQTGICLPSGSQLQEDEQQRVITCIKKTVMQTMPFKVII